The window GCCACGGCTCGTCCCACTCCGTGCTCACCTGGTCCCGAACGCGGGTGAGCGCTTCCTCGGCCAGCTCCGGCGCGACGCCGTTGAAGTACGTCTCGACGTCGCTCAGCCCCTCGGGCCCGGAGAAGCCCGTGTTCCCCCACCACTGCCCCGGCGGCTCCCCCGGCGCCGGGATCATCCCGGACAGGTACACCAGCAGCCGCGCCCGCACCTTCGAGGCGACCAGCGGCGCGGTGAACCCGCCGTACGAGTGCCCGAGGACGGCGACGTCCGAAGCGTCACCCAACGCCGCCAGCACGGTGTCGGTGAAGTCGGAGAGCCCGGCCGAGGAGTCGGTGATCGGCAGGTCCGGCGCGACGAAGTCGTGGCCACGCGCGACCAGCTCCGGGCCGAGCAGGTGGAAGTCCCAGCTGCTGCCGCCGCCTCCGTGGATCAGCGCGAACGTCGTCATGCCGGCCAGCTCAGCAGCGCCGCAGCATGTCCGTCAAGGCGGTCTTCTCGCCCTGCGTGATCGTCAGCCCGTAGTAGTGCTTCACCACGATCCAGTCGGTCGCGTAGGTGCACCAGAACGCCACGAGCGGCGGTTTCCACTGGTCGGGTGCCTTGTCGCTCTTCTGCTGGTTGAGGTTGTCGGTGACGGCGAACAGCTGCGGCCGGGTCAGGTCGTTGGCGAACTGCTCGCGCTTCTCGGTCGGCCACGCCTTGGCGCCGCTGGCCCACGCCTGCCCGAGCGGGACCAGGTGGTCGATGTCGAGGTCGGTCGCCTTCGTCCAGGTCTCGTCGTCGTAGACGCTCTTCCACGTCCCGGACGTCGCCCTGCAGTCCTTGTCCGTCTTGACGTTCTGGCCGGCGCGCTCGAGGACGACCTCGCGGGTGTCACAGCCCGCCCCCTGGCTGTCCCAGTGCGGGAACTTCTCGCGCGAATAGCCGTCCATGGACGTCCGCGCGGCGATGGTCAGCTCATCGAGCTGCTTCTGCGCGTTGGCCGCGGTGACCGGAACCGGTGCCGAGGACGACGCAGGCGGCGGGGTCGCGCCGGAGCTGCGGCTCGTCGCCCAGTAGCCGAAGAGGGCGACCGCCAGGATCGCGACTACCAGCAGAGATCGCTGCGTCACGCTGAGCCGAAAGCCGCGGGCCGCCAAGATTTTCTCCTCTCACCTGCGGGTGTGCGCGGCGTAGTCTCACCCCTGCCGGCCTGCGAAAACCGCGCCGACACGACCACCTGGCGCGAATGTGACCTCGCCCACCCACGGCGGAGCTGTCACACCGAGCCGATCATCTGCGACTACCGGAGCAGGACCCATCCGGAGGGAGCAGCCGATGCCCGGCCGGCTCAAGAAGTTCGACGAGTTCTTCCAGCGCAAAGCCGCCGAGGGCGGCAACGTCGTCGCCATGGCCCGGATGGGCGCGGCGATGCGTGAGCGCGGCGACCTCGCCGAGGCCGAGGTGTGGTTCCGCAAGGCCGCCATGGGTGGCGACCGCGTCTCGATGACCTCGCTGGCCCACCTGCTCGCCGAGCGCGGCGCGGGCGAGGAGGCCGAACGCTGGTACCACGAGGCCGCCCTGGCCGGCGAGCCGCACGGCATGCTGAACCTGGCCCGGTCCTACGACCGGCGCGGCAAGCGCGAGGACGCCCAGCACTGGTACGCCGAGGCCGCCCGCACCGGCGACCTGCCGTCGATCGCCGCGCTCGGGCACCTGCTGCGCGAGCAGGGCCGGACCGAAGAGGCCGAGTCGTGGCTGCGGCAGGCCGCCGACGCCGGGATCACCGGCGCGATGGTCGACCTCGGCATCGTGCTGCGTGACCGCGGCCAGGCCGCCGAAGCCGCCCGCTGGTGGCGCTCGGCCGTGCTGGCCGGCGACCTCGCCGCCACCTGCCAGCTCGGCAGGCAGGCCGAACGGCTCGGCCGGCCCGGCGACGCCGAGTCGTGGTACCGCCAGGGCGCGTCCGGCGGGCACGTCGAGGCGATCGTCCGGCTCGGGCTGCTGCTGCACCGCCGCGGCGACCTCGAGGAGGCCGAGAACTGGTACCTCGACGCGGCCGAGCGCGGCGACC of the Amycolatopsis sp. NBC_01488 genome contains:
- a CDS encoding alpha/beta fold hydrolase, coding for MTTFALIHGGGGSSWDFHLLGPELVARGHDFVAPDLPITDSSAGLSDFTDTVLAALGDASDVAVLGHSYGGFTAPLVASKVRARLLVYLSGMIPAPGEPPGQWWGNTGFSGPEGLSDVETYFNGVAPELAEEALTRVRDQVSTEWDEPWPLPAHPDVPTHVLLCRDDRFFTPDFQRRVARERLGIEPDEVDGPHCAPLSHPSAIADRLVRWL
- a CDS encoding HNH endonuclease family protein, which translates into the protein MAARGFRLSVTQRSLLVVAILAVALFGYWATSRSSGATPPPASSSAPVPVTAANAQKQLDELTIAARTSMDGYSREKFPHWDSQGAGCDTREVVLERAGQNVKTDKDCRATSGTWKSVYDDETWTKATDLDIDHLVPLGQAWASGAKAWPTEKREQFANDLTRPQLFAVTDNLNQQKSDKAPDQWKPPLVAFWCTYATDWIVVKHYYGLTITQGEKTALTDMLRRC
- a CDS encoding tetratricopeptide repeat protein — protein: MPGRLKKFDEFFQRKAAEGGNVVAMARMGAAMRERGDLAEAEVWFRKAAMGGDRVSMTSLAHLLAERGAGEEAERWYHEAALAGEPHGMLNLARSYDRRGKREDAQHWYAEAARTGDLPSIAALGHLLREQGRTEEAESWLRQAADAGITGAMVDLGIVLRDRGQAAEAARWWRSAVLAGDLAATCQLGRQAERLGRPGDAESWYRQGASGGHVEAIVRLGLLLHRRGDLEEAENWYLDAAERGDPAAMTNLGVLARNRGDEGEAAAWYRKAAEHGSVPALTNLGHLAEHRDDLAEAEQWFRRAAETGDVQGMLSLARMLRSRGSAHEAEQWLARAEHLQDDREHHF